A single genomic interval of Cupriavidus sp. MP-37 harbors:
- the mobA gene encoding molybdenum cofactor guanylyltransferase MobA: MIARDDITGLILAGGRGSRMGGTDKGLQPLHGTPMAMHTMMRLTPQVGGLMINANRNLAAYESFGVPVYTDSVPDFAGPLAGMLAGLEQCATPWMVTAPCDSPFLPTDLVARLAQAIEAEGAELAIPVTLDQDGRRQTQPVFCLMPVSALDSLVAYLSGGGRKIETWAAAHKLAEVLFDDAAAFANINTLDELRAHEAR, translated from the coding sequence ATGATTGCACGCGACGACATCACCGGCCTGATCCTCGCAGGCGGCAGGGGCAGCCGCATGGGCGGCACCGACAAGGGGCTGCAGCCGCTGCACGGCACGCCGATGGCCATGCACACGATGATGCGGCTGACGCCCCAGGTGGGCGGGCTGATGATCAACGCCAACCGCAACCTGGCCGCCTATGAGTCCTTCGGCGTGCCGGTCTACACCGACAGCGTGCCCGACTTCGCCGGTCCGCTCGCCGGCATGCTGGCCGGCCTGGAGCAATGCGCGACGCCCTGGATGGTGACGGCGCCGTGCGATTCGCCGTTCCTGCCGACCGACCTGGTGGCGCGCCTGGCGCAGGCGATCGAGGCCGAAGGCGCCGAGCTGGCGATTCCGGTCACGCTGGACCAGGACGGCCGCCGCCAGACCCAGCCGGTGTTCTGCCTGATGCCGGTCAGTGCGCTCGACAGCCTGGTGGCTTATCTTTCCGGCGGCGGCCGCAAGATCGAGACCTGGGCCGCCGCGCACAAGTTGGCCGAGGTGCTGTTCGACGACGCCGCGGCCTTTGCCAATATCAACACCCTGGACGAACTGCGCGCGCACGAAGCGCGCTGA
- the moaA gene encoding GTP 3',8-cyclase MoaA: MTESVIPIFDLRDHRYRSMTPSIPGTLIAPTGLVSDRRGRPLHDLRISVTDRCNFRCVYCMPKEVFDKDYTFLPHSELLSFEEIERTARLFVAHGVEKIRLTGGEPLLRKNIEHLVEMLAKIETVSGKPLDLTLTTNASLLARKARALRDAGLTRVSVSLDAIDDATFRRMNDVDFAVADVLRGIEAAQAVGLAPIKVNMVVKRGTNDQEIVPMARHFRHSGIILRFIEFMDVGASNHWQMDEVLPSAEVVKRIDAEFPLEPVQANYTGETAERWRYRDGAGEIGVISSVTHAFCGDCSRIRLSTEGRLYLCLFATEGFDLRALLRGGYSDLEISNAIAQVWQGRTDNYSEQRSDPAVRAKRAERKIEMSYIGG; the protein is encoded by the coding sequence ATGACCGAATCCGTCATCCCGATTTTCGACCTGCGCGACCATCGCTACCGTTCGATGACGCCCAGCATTCCCGGCACCCTGATTGCGCCGACCGGCCTGGTGTCCGACCGGCGCGGCCGGCCGCTGCATGACCTGCGCATCTCGGTGACGGACCGCTGCAACTTCCGCTGCGTCTACTGCATGCCGAAGGAAGTGTTCGACAAGGACTACACCTTCCTGCCGCATTCCGAGCTGTTGAGCTTCGAGGAAATCGAGCGCACCGCGCGCCTGTTCGTTGCCCACGGCGTCGAGAAGATCCGCCTGACCGGCGGCGAGCCGCTGTTGCGCAAGAACATCGAGCATCTGGTCGAGATGCTGGCGAAGATCGAAACCGTGTCGGGCAAGCCGCTGGACCTGACCCTCACCACCAACGCCTCGCTGCTGGCGCGCAAGGCGCGCGCGCTGCGCGACGCCGGCCTGACGCGGGTCAGCGTCAGCCTCGACGCGATCGACGATGCCACCTTCCGCCGCATGAATGACGTCGACTTCGCCGTCGCCGACGTGCTGCGCGGCATCGAGGCCGCGCAGGCCGTGGGCCTGGCGCCGATCAAGGTCAACATGGTCGTCAAGCGTGGCACCAACGACCAGGAAATCGTGCCGATGGCGCGCCACTTCCGCCACAGCGGCATCATCCTGCGCTTCATCGAGTTCATGGACGTCGGCGCCAGCAACCACTGGCAGATGGACGAAGTGCTGCCGTCGGCCGAAGTGGTGAAGCGCATCGATGCCGAATTCCCGCTCGAACCGGTGCAGGCCAACTATACGGGCGAAACCGCCGAACGCTGGCGCTACCGCGACGGCGCCGGCGAGATCGGTGTGATCTCCAGCGTCACCCACGCCTTCTGCGGCGACTGCAGCCGCATCCGGCTGTCCACCGAAGGCCGGCTCTACCTGTGCCTGTTCGCCACCGAGGGTTTCGACCTGCGCGCGTTGCTGCGCGGCGGCTACAGCGACCTGGAAATCTCCAACGCGATCGCGCAGGTCTGGCAGGGCCGCACCGACAACTATTCCGAGCAGCGCAGCGACCCGGCAGTGCGCGCCAAGCGCGCCGAGCGCAAGATCGAGATGTCCTATATCGGCGGCTGA